The DNA segment TTGGCACTCAGCCACGCGCTCACCCGGGGGGCGGGTCCGCCCGGACTCCGGCGCGAACCCCCCCCCCCCCCCCCCCCTTGACACCCAACGGCTCCCCCGGTAGCGTCCCCCGGGCTGAGTGCCAAGGGTCACAGAACCGCCTACAGGCGTTTCACCGGGGGGAGACCTTGCTCGACCAACCCAGGACCGGCCTCCTGCGCTGGATTCGCAAGCGCTACACCGTCATGGTTCTCGACGGCCCGGAGGGCGGCATCCGCCACTTCAACCTCCCGGCCGCCGTCATCCCCATGGTCCTCGTGCTTCTCATCGCGGGTCTGGGCGGCGGGACCGCCGCGTTTCTCGGCTGGACGAGCGGCGCCGTGGAGGAGAGCCACCTCATCCAACTGGAGTCGGAAAACAGCCGTCTCACCGCCCGGCTGATGGATGTTCAGGAGACGGTCCGCAGCTTCGAGGTCCGCATGGAAGAGGCCGCGGATATCGAGCGGGAGTTCCGCAATCTCGCCAACCTCGATCAGATCCCGGATGATGTCCGCCGCCTCGGCGTTGGGGGCCCTCTGGCCCTGTCCGGGTCGCGTGACCTGAACTCCGGCGAACCGGGCCTCGTCATGGCTCGCGAGACGCTCCACCGCCTCGCCGACCTGGAGCGCCGCGCCACATTCCGCTCCGCCAACTTCCGGGAGATGGTCGGCGCACTCCGCACTCGCGAAGACGAACTCTCCAGCACGCCCTCCATTTCGCCGGTGCGCCGGGGGTGGTTCTCCAGCCGCTACGGAATGCGCGAAGATCCCTTCACCGGCCGGCGCAGCATGCACCGGGGTGTGGACCTGAGCGCGTGGACCGGTACGCCGGTGTACGCCACGGCGGATGGCCGCGTGTCGCGTGCCAGTCGCCACTCGACACTGGGGCTTCTGGTGGAGATCAACCACGGGAACGGCATCAAGACGCGCTACGGGCACAACAGCAAGCTTCTCGTCAAGGTCGGCCAGCGTGTTCGCCGTGGGGACATCATCGCGGAAGTGGGCAGCACAGGCCGCTCGACCTCGCCGCATTGCCACTATGAAATCCAGGTGAACGGACGGCACACCAACCCGCGCCGATACATTCTCGACGGGGGCCCACGCGTCGGCTGAGGCCCGTCTCCCGAGGCCGCCATGCTTCTCTCACTCTCCGGCGTCACCTTCGGCTACGCGGCCGAGGACATCTTCCGGAATCTCACGCTGGCGATCCACCCGGGGGAGCACACGGGCGTCGTCGGCCCCAACGGGCACGGCAAGTCCACGCTCCTGCGGATCCTCGCCGGGAGGCTCCCCGTCGACACCGGCGTGCGCACAGTGCGTCGCGGCACGGAAGTGGGCTACCTTCGGCAGTCTCAGGAGTTCCCGGACGATGTGTCCGTCCACGACCTTCTTCTGGCGACCTTTGCGGAGGTTCTGGAGGCCCGCGCGAAGCTGGACGCCGTCCAACTCCGCATGGAGGGCGGCGACGACTCCCCCGGGACGCTGGACGCATTCGGGGAGGCGCAGTACCGC comes from the Gemmatimonadota bacterium genome and includes:
- a CDS encoding peptidoglycan DD-metalloendopeptidase family protein, whose protein sequence is MLDQPRTGLLRWIRKRYTVMVLDGPEGGIRHFNLPAAVIPMVLVLLIAGLGGGTAAFLGWTSGAVEESHLIQLESENSRLTARLMDVQETVRSFEVRMEEAADIEREFRNLANLDQIPDDVRRLGVGGPLALSGSRDLNSGEPGLVMARETLHRLADLERRATFRSANFREMVGALRTREDELSSTPSISPVRRGWFSSRYGMREDPFTGRRSMHRGVDLSAWTGTPVYATADGRVSRASRHSTLGLLVEINHGNGIKTRYGHNSKLLVKVGQRVRRGDIIAEVGSTGRSTSPHCHYEIQVNGRHTNPRRYILDGGPRVG